One stretch of Anolis sagrei isolate rAnoSag1 chromosome 11, rAnoSag1.mat, whole genome shotgun sequence DNA includes these proteins:
- the INPP5E gene encoding phosphatidylinositol polyphosphate 5-phosphatase type IV: MEPNCSAEGQAPQNVPSRVCNAGKEAGDRPDLLSKHSFINRQLNFLPEEPQTCTDLNSFVQKPRLERTSSLDELIWRRRRLFRMSQDSLRDPPKMGSLNGSLEDSQGRFPTTQPPPPLELEGSFSALRTTNRIDPDCGDYHRLCSGVSFPRASSSWSDSQLHSRGGMVCDDYGASSSSAGSMKSSFSLLTPIRVRDVRNRSYLEGSLLASGALLGAEELNRYFPDRRIGIFVATWNMQGQKELPEVLDDFLLPSEPDYAQDMYVIGIQEGCPDRREWEIRLQETLGPHYVLFYAAAHGVLYLSVFLRRDLIWFCSEVEFATVTTRIVSQIKTKGALGICFTFFGTSFLFITSHFTSGDGKVYERVLDYNKTIQALALPKNLPDTNPYRSSSGDVTTRFDNVFWFGDFNFRLNENREAVEQILSQGPKADLSKLLEHDQLRKEMDKGSIFKGFQEAPIRFRPSYKFDVGMDSYDSTSKQRTPSYTDRVIHRSRHKDDIHAVKYSSCLGIKTSDHRPVYGLFRVRIRPGRDNIPLAAGLFDRELYLIGIKRRITRELQKKQALKNQKTSAVCSVS; the protein is encoded by the exons ATGGAGCCCAACTGCAGCGCCGAGGGCCAAGCCCCACAAAACGTGCCCTCGAGGGTCTGCAACGCAGGGAAAGAGGCAGGGGACAGGCCTGACCTCCTCTCCAAGCATTCCTTTATCAACCGTCAGTTGAATTTCCTCCCCGAAGAGCCCCAAACCTGCACTGATTTGAACTCCTTCGTCCAGAAACCGAGGCTCGAGCGGACCTCGTCCCTCGACGAACTCATCTGGCGGCGGCGCCGGCTGTTCAGGATGAGCCAGGACAGTTTGCGGGATCCCCCCAAGATGGGCTCCTTAAACGGTTCCCTTGAGGACTCGCAGGGACGGTTTCCCACCACTCAGCCACCTCCTCCATTGGAGCTTGAGGGCTCCTTCTCTGCGCTGAGGACAACTAATAGGATCGACCCGGATTGCGGGGATTACCACCGGCTTTGCTCCGGGGTCTCGTTTCCGAGAGCGAGCAGCAGCTGGAGCGACAGCCAGCTCCATAGCCGAGGAGGGATGGTGTGCGACGACTacggcgcctcctcctcctccgccggctCCATGAAGTCCTCCTTCAGCCTGCTGACCCCCATCCGCGTCAGGGATGTGCGGAACAG GAGTTATTTGGAAGGCAGCCTTCTTGCCAGTGGGGCCCTTTTGGGAGCGGAAGAGCTGAACCGGTATTTCCCCGATCGGCGCATTGGCATCTTTGTGGCCACGTGGAACATGCAGGGCCAGAAG gAGCTGCCTGAGGTGCTGGACGACTTCCTTTTACCCTCAGAGCCTGACTACGCCCAGGACATGTATGTCATCGGGATCCAGGAAGGTTGTCCGGACAG GCGCGAGTGGGAGATCCGCTTGCAGGAGACGTTGGGCCCCCATTACGTCCTGTTTTACGCAGCGGCCCACGGCGTGCTTTACCTGTCTGTCTTCCTAAGGAGAGACCTCATCTGGTTCTGCTCAG aGGTGGAATTTGCCACAGTGACGACTCGCATCGTGTCCCAAATCAAAACCAAAGGGGCCCTCGGCATTTGCTTCACTTTCTTCGGCACATCCTTCCTTTTCATCACATCCCATTTTACGT CTGGAGATGGCAAAGTGTATGAGAGGGTGCTGGATTACAACAAGACCATCCAGGCGCTCGCTCTGCCCAAAAACCTTCCCGACACCAACCCATATCGCTCCAGTTCAG GGGACGTCACGACCCGCTTCGACAACGTCTTCTGGTTCGGGGACTTCAACTTCCGCCTGAACGAGAACCGGGAGGCCGTGGAGCAGATCCTCAGCCAGGGCCCCAAAGCAGACCTGTCCAAGCTGCTGGAGCACGACCAGCTCCGGAAGGAAATGGACAAGG GTTCCATCTTCAAGGGCTTCCAAGAGGCGCCCATCCGTTTCCGCCCTTCGTACAAGTTTGACGTCGGGATGGATTCCTACGACTCGACCTCCAAGCAGAGGACGCCCTCGTATACG GACCGCGTCATCCACCGAAGCCGCCACAAGGACGACATCCATGCCGTGAAGTACTCCTCCTGCCTTGGCATCAAGACCTCCGACCACCGTCCTGTCTATGGGCTGTTTCGGGTCAGAATCAGGCCTGGAAGAGACAA CATCCCGTTGGCCGCGGGGCTGTTTGACCGCGAACTCTACCTGATCGGCATCAAGAGGCGCATCACAAGGGAGCTCCAGAAGAAGCAGGCCTTAAAGAACCAGAAAACTAGTGCGGTTTGTTCTGTTTCCTGA